A stretch of Geomonas oryzisoli DNA encodes these proteins:
- a CDS encoding fumarate hydratase, which produces MSLSRRDFLKKSATASAVSAVTLMGLHSQVQAETITEESPEPQVAPRGGDRKAPAFKVQDPYPLGPDQTTYRLISDKYVKTIKVDGKQMLQVDPKALTLLANAAMKDVSFMLRPAHLKQVAAILSDPEATDNDRYVATALLRNAEVAAQFELPLCQDTGTATIFAKKGQQVLVTGNDEQYLSAGVFQIYTEENLRYSQTIPLDMYQETNSGNNLPAQIDINATRGMDYKFLFVAKGGGSANKTMLYQETKAVLNPESLEKFLVEKMKTLGTAACPPYHIAFVIGGTSPEACLKTVKLATTKYLDTLPTTGNKGGQAFRDLDLEQRVMAAAYKCGYGAQFGGKYFALDVRVIRLPRHGASCPIGMGVSCSADRNVKAKIDKNGIWLEELERDPGKYLPVTARLKNAGGVKIDLNQPMKDVLAQISKHPVGTRLSLYGTVIVARDIAHAKFKERLDQGKGLPDYLKKYPVYYAGPAKKPQGGASGSFGPTTAGRMDSYVDLLQSNGGSMIMIAKGNRSKQVTDACKKHGGFYLGSIGGPAALLAHENIKKVECLDYPELGMESVWKIEVADFPAFILVDDKGNDLYKKITG; this is translated from the coding sequence ATGTCGCTCAGCAGAAGGGATTTTCTGAAAAAGAGTGCAACCGCGTCGGCCGTATCCGCAGTCACCCTGATGGGGCTGCACAGCCAGGTCCAGGCGGAAACGATCACCGAGGAGTCCCCGGAACCGCAGGTCGCCCCGAGGGGGGGTGATCGCAAGGCCCCCGCCTTCAAGGTCCAGGACCCGTACCCGCTCGGCCCCGACCAGACCACATACAGGCTGATCAGCGACAAGTACGTCAAAACCATCAAGGTCGACGGCAAGCAGATGCTCCAGGTCGACCCCAAGGCGCTCACCTTGCTGGCCAACGCCGCGATGAAGGACGTGAGCTTCATGCTGCGCCCGGCCCACCTGAAGCAGGTGGCGGCCATCCTGTCCGACCCCGAGGCCACCGACAACGACCGCTACGTCGCGACTGCGCTTCTGCGCAACGCCGAAGTGGCCGCGCAGTTCGAGCTCCCGCTCTGCCAGGACACCGGCACCGCCACCATCTTCGCCAAGAAGGGGCAACAGGTCCTGGTGACCGGCAACGACGAGCAGTACCTCTCCGCGGGCGTCTTCCAGATCTACACCGAGGAGAACCTCCGCTACTCGCAGACCATCCCGCTGGACATGTACCAGGAGACCAACTCGGGCAACAACCTGCCCGCGCAGATCGACATCAACGCCACCCGCGGCATGGATTACAAGTTCCTGTTCGTCGCCAAGGGGGGAGGCTCGGCCAACAAGACCATGCTCTACCAGGAAACCAAGGCGGTCCTGAATCCCGAGAGCCTGGAGAAGTTCCTGGTCGAGAAGATGAAGACCCTCGGCACCGCCGCCTGCCCCCCCTACCACATCGCCTTCGTCATCGGGGGCACCTCGCCCGAGGCCTGCCTGAAGACCGTCAAGCTCGCCACCACCAAGTACCTCGACACCCTCCCCACGACCGGCAACAAGGGTGGCCAGGCCTTCCGCGACCTCGACCTGGAGCAGCGCGTCATGGCGGCAGCCTACAAGTGCGGGTACGGCGCGCAGTTCGGCGGCAAGTACTTCGCCCTCGACGTGCGCGTGATCCGCCTGCCGCGCCACGGCGCCTCCTGCCCGATCGGCATGGGGGTCTCCTGCTCCGCCGACCGCAACGTGAAGGCGAAGATCGACAAAAACGGGATCTGGCTCGAGGAACTGGAGCGCGACCCGGGGAAATATCTCCCGGTGACCGCCCGCCTGAAGAATGCCGGCGGCGTGAAGATCGACCTGAACCAGCCCATGAAGGACGTGCTCGCCCAGATAAGCAAGCACCCGGTCGGGACCCGGCTCTCCCTCTACGGCACCGTCATCGTGGCCCGCGACATCGCCCACGCCAAGTTCAAGGAGCGGCTGGACCAGGGCAAAGGTCTCCCGGACTACCTGAAGAAGTACCCGGTCTACTACGCCGGCCCCGCCAAGAAACCGCAGGGGGGCGCCTCCGGCTCCTTCGGCCCCACCACCGCCGGCCGCATGGACTCCTACGTCGACCTGCTCCAGTCCAACGGCGGATCCATGATCATGATCGCCAAGGGGAACCGCAGCAAACAGGTGACCGACGCGTGCAAGAAGCACGGCGGCTTCTACCTGGGCTCCATCGGCGGCCCGGCGGCACTGCTCGCACACGAGAACATCAAGAAGGTGGAATGCCTGGATTACCCGGAACTGGGGATGGAATCGGTCTGGAAGATCGAGGTGGCGGACTTCCCCGCCTTCATCCTGGTCGACGACAAGGGGAACGACCTCTACAAGAAGATCACCGGCTAG
- a CDS encoding sulfite exporter TauE/SafE family protein, with the protein MDFLIVLPVAFLASLLSAMSGAGSAMLTTPVWLALGFPLPVAIASNQLNGAAWTLLAARNYLKGRRVDWTLIRGMILCGLAGAYAGTLIVRGVDPRLLQRVIGGIILSLVVVVALNPALGREESEPALSRPVTALLAFPLGVYESFFGSGNGLFTSLLLAKGRGQTLVVSLGCYYLVAFFWNCFAVAVYSSAGLADARLMLPSTVGSVAGAYLGSRIGRHKGHDWVRGLFVLLGGVLGLKLVLGL; encoded by the coding sequence ATGGACTTCTTGATCGTGTTGCCGGTTGCTTTTCTCGCCTCGCTGCTCAGCGCCATGAGCGGCGCGGGCTCCGCCATGCTCACCACACCGGTGTGGCTGGCGCTCGGGTTCCCGCTGCCGGTGGCCATCGCGTCGAACCAGTTGAACGGGGCCGCGTGGACCCTCCTTGCCGCCCGCAACTACCTCAAGGGGCGCCGGGTCGACTGGACGCTCATCCGGGGCATGATCCTGTGCGGTCTGGCCGGCGCCTATGCCGGAACCCTCATCGTGCGCGGCGTCGATCCCCGCCTGCTGCAGCGCGTCATCGGCGGGATCATCCTGTCCCTGGTGGTCGTGGTGGCGCTGAATCCTGCCCTGGGACGCGAGGAGAGCGAGCCTGCGCTGTCGCGACCGGTGACGGCTTTGCTCGCCTTTCCCCTGGGCGTCTACGAATCCTTCTTCGGCTCCGGCAACGGGCTGTTCACCTCGCTGCTCCTCGCCAAGGGGCGCGGCCAGACCCTGGTGGTCTCGCTGGGGTGCTACTACCTGGTCGCCTTCTTCTGGAACTGTTTTGCCGTCGCCGTCTACAGCTCGGCCGGATTGGCCGACGCCCGGCTGATGCTCCCGTCGACGGTCGGGTCGGTGGCGGGTGCTTACCTGGGGTCCAGGATCGGGCGGCATAAGGGGCACGACTGGGTGCGCGGGCTGTTCGTGCTGCTCGGAGGTGTCCTGGGGCTCAAGCTGGTGCTCGGGCTGTAA
- the ygiD gene encoding 4,5-DOPA dioxygenase extradiol translates to MPSRMPALFLGHGNPMNALADNDYTQGWRSLSRTMPRPEAIVCVSAHWYRPGTAVTVNERPRTIHDFGGFPPELYRMNYPAPGAPELARRMQRLLSPLAVQGDDSWGLDHGTWAVLCHLYPEADVPVLQLKIDETQPAQFHYDLGKRLAPLREEGILIVGSGNLVHNLHTYAWGRHLPDPYDWAVRFEAKARELILTGDHAPLVAYETLGEDARLSIPTPDHYLPLLYVLGSSQEGERVAFPVQGVDGGSISMLAVQVG, encoded by the coding sequence ATGCCGTCACGAATGCCCGCCCTCTTTTTGGGACATGGCAACCCGATGAACGCGCTGGCCGACAACGATTACACCCAAGGGTGGCGCAGTCTCAGTCGCACCATGCCACGCCCGGAGGCGATCGTCTGCGTTTCCGCCCACTGGTATCGCCCCGGCACCGCGGTCACCGTCAATGAAAGGCCCCGCACCATCCATGACTTCGGAGGGTTCCCGCCGGAGCTCTACAGGATGAACTATCCCGCCCCCGGCGCCCCGGAACTCGCCCGCCGAATGCAGCGTCTGCTGTCGCCCCTGGCGGTGCAGGGCGACGACAGCTGGGGGCTCGACCACGGCACCTGGGCCGTCTTGTGCCACCTCTATCCGGAGGCCGACGTACCGGTGCTGCAACTGAAGATCGACGAGACCCAGCCGGCGCAGTTCCATTATGACCTGGGCAAGAGGCTCGCACCGCTGCGCGAGGAGGGGATACTGATCGTGGGGAGCGGCAACCTGGTGCACAACCTGCACACCTATGCCTGGGGAAGACACCTGCCCGATCCGTACGACTGGGCGGTGCGTTTCGAAGCGAAGGCGAGAGAACTGATACTGACCGGGGATCACGCCCCCCTGGTTGCTTATGAAACCCTCGGCGAGGATGCCCGGCTCTCGATCCCCACCCCGGACCATTACCTGCCGCTACTCTACGTGCTGGGCAGCAGCCAGGAGGGAGAGCGCGTCGCCTTTCCGGTGCAGGGCGTCGACGGCGGCTCCATTTCGATGCTGGCGGTACAGGTGGGATAG
- a CDS encoding flavocytochrome c, with protein sequence MMSSRIGIVMAALLVLVSATVLWAGGTEPLAKLHQGKATCADCHGSSKKISVDDSEKGVNKNCVGCHGTLAEMGKKSQEEVNPHKSHLGDINCTACHHGHTASWAYCLSCHPFDMKIAGGGATPTKATAVTKPRKRAEKADVVVIGAGAAGFTAAITAHDAGAKVVIIEKQPITGGNSMLAAGGMNAAETPFQKEKGIADSVDLMYKDTMTGGGNLNDPALAMVLAKNSAGSVAWLTGLGADLSDVGRMGGASVNRTHRPKGGAAVGAHITEVLRRNADQRNIDIRVNSKVVKILEDKKGRVTGVRVAGKHSGEYSINAKAVIIAAGGFSANPERVAYYRPEYKGMTTSNQPGATGDGIDLGTAVGADLKDMKEIQIHPTVAAGSRTLITEAVRGNGAILVNHEGKRFVNELTTRDKASAAILAQKGQSAYLVFDDGVRKSLKQIDGYFHLNLVQQGATLKDLAAAIKVPADALEATVAGYNKGVDEKNDAEFKRPDLPRALRTAKYYAIEVKPGVHYTMGGLKITTGSEVLAKDGKSIAGLFAAGEGTGGVHGKNRLGGNSISQTITFGRIAGENAAKFAGKTRP encoded by the coding sequence ATGATGAGTTCGAGGATAGGCATTGTGATGGCGGCATTGCTGGTGCTGGTCTCCGCCACGGTCCTGTGGGCGGGGGGCACGGAACCGCTGGCGAAGCTGCACCAAGGGAAGGCGACCTGCGCCGACTGTCACGGCAGCAGCAAGAAGATCAGCGTCGACGACAGCGAGAAGGGGGTTAACAAGAACTGCGTCGGCTGCCACGGAACGCTGGCAGAGATGGGGAAGAAGTCCCAGGAGGAGGTGAACCCGCACAAGTCGCACCTGGGTGACATCAACTGTACCGCCTGCCACCACGGCCACACCGCGTCGTGGGCCTACTGCCTGAGCTGCCATCCTTTCGACATGAAGATCGCCGGCGGCGGCGCGACGCCGACCAAGGCCACTGCCGTGACCAAGCCCAGGAAGCGCGCCGAGAAGGCGGACGTCGTCGTCATCGGTGCCGGCGCTGCCGGCTTCACTGCGGCCATTACTGCGCATGACGCCGGTGCCAAGGTGGTGATCATCGAGAAACAGCCCATCACCGGCGGCAACAGCATGCTCGCGGCCGGCGGGATGAACGCGGCCGAGACCCCCTTCCAGAAGGAGAAAGGGATCGCCGACTCCGTCGACCTCATGTACAAGGACACCATGACCGGCGGCGGCAACCTGAACGACCCGGCCCTGGCCATGGTGCTCGCCAAGAATTCCGCAGGCTCGGTCGCCTGGCTCACCGGCCTTGGCGCCGACCTGAGCGATGTGGGCCGTATGGGGGGCGCGAGCGTCAACCGGACCCACCGTCCCAAAGGGGGCGCCGCCGTCGGTGCCCACATCACCGAGGTGCTGCGCAGAAACGCCGACCAGCGCAATATTGACATCCGCGTCAACAGCAAGGTCGTGAAGATCCTCGAGGACAAGAAGGGTCGCGTGACCGGCGTCCGCGTCGCGGGCAAGCATAGCGGCGAGTACAGCATCAACGCGAAGGCGGTCATCATCGCGGCCGGCGGCTTCTCGGCCAACCCGGAGCGTGTCGCCTACTACCGCCCGGAATACAAGGGGATGACCACCTCGAACCAGCCCGGCGCCACCGGGGACGGCATCGACCTCGGCACCGCCGTCGGTGCGGACTTAAAGGACATGAAGGAGATCCAGATCCACCCGACCGTCGCCGCCGGCAGCCGCACCCTCATCACCGAAGCGGTGCGTGGTAACGGCGCCATCCTGGTGAACCACGAAGGAAAGCGCTTCGTCAACGAGCTCACCACCCGCGACAAGGCTTCCGCCGCCATCCTGGCACAGAAGGGGCAGTCGGCGTACCTCGTCTTCGACGACGGCGTCCGCAAAAGCCTTAAGCAGATCGACGGCTACTTCCACCTGAACCTGGTGCAGCAAGGCGCCACCCTGAAGGACCTCGCCGCGGCGATCAAGGTTCCGGCCGATGCCCTGGAGGCGACCGTTGCCGGCTACAACAAGGGGGTCGACGAGAAGAACGACGCCGAGTTCAAGCGTCCCGACCTGCCGCGCGCCCTGCGCACCGCCAAGTACTACGCCATCGAGGTGAAGCCGGGCGTGCACTACACCATGGGCGGCCTGAAGATCACCACCGGCAGCGAAGTGCTGGCCAAGGACGGCAAGAGCATTGCCGGCCTGTTCGCGGCCGGCGAGGGGACCGGCGGCGTCCACGGCAAGAACCGTCTGGGGGGGAACTCGATCTCGCAGACCATCACCTTCGGCCGCATCGCGGGCGAGAACGCAGCCAAGTTTGCCGGGAAAACCCGTCCGTAG
- a CDS encoding MFS transporter, translating into MDSSFTLMRDDNYRMFWMGQGISWLGSVMQSVAQGWLVWSLTKSPAQLALAAIMLSLPVLLLSVPGGVAADRFDKRALLVIAQGGSLVPTLFLGVLALRGEASAPAIMFLALCQGALNAFEIPARQALLAELVPRTRLGQAVAFNAVSFNATRLFGPAAAGCIIAAFGAAPCFFLNAISYLVGVVTLLLMRPSRQTNHPLRCQTLAVTELREGVQFVAAAKDVRQLLLSVLLVSLFAIPFVPLLPVFAEVFGAGPRGLGLMSACLGSGSLLAALALACREKPLQPQSDGAGAGLLFALALLLFSRSADYGLALAALVVAGGAIVVFLARVNRALQHACPDRLRGRVMGVYTLTLLGMAPVGSAFMGGMASRLGASSALTLSSALCVAGLSLLQVRSRLSRPAPGMDGRAPVWGGTLSGNEGGRNW; encoded by the coding sequence ATGGACTCCAGCTTCACGTTGATGCGCGATGACAATTACCGCATGTTCTGGATGGGACAAGGCATTTCCTGGTTGGGGAGCGTGATGCAGTCCGTTGCCCAGGGGTGGCTGGTATGGTCTCTCACCAAATCACCGGCCCAACTGGCTCTGGCCGCCATCATGCTTTCCCTTCCGGTACTGCTGCTCAGCGTGCCGGGAGGCGTGGCCGCTGACCGCTTCGACAAGCGGGCTCTGCTGGTGATCGCCCAGGGGGGCTCCCTGGTCCCGACCCTCTTTCTCGGTGTCTTGGCCCTGCGCGGCGAGGCGAGTGCGCCGGCGATCATGTTTCTCGCCTTGTGCCAGGGGGCGCTGAACGCGTTCGAGATCCCTGCCCGCCAGGCGCTGCTGGCGGAACTGGTGCCAAGGACGCGCCTGGGGCAGGCCGTAGCCTTCAACGCCGTCTCCTTCAACGCCACCCGCCTCTTCGGGCCGGCGGCCGCCGGCTGCATCATAGCCGCCTTCGGCGCCGCCCCCTGTTTCTTCCTCAACGCCATCAGTTACTTGGTCGGCGTGGTGACCTTGCTCCTGATGCGCCCGAGTCGCCAGACGAACCATCCGCTGCGCTGCCAGACCCTCGCGGTGACCGAGCTGCGCGAAGGGGTGCAGTTCGTCGCGGCCGCCAAGGACGTCCGGCAGCTCCTCCTGTCGGTGCTCCTGGTGAGCCTCTTCGCCATTCCCTTCGTGCCGCTGTTGCCGGTCTTCGCCGAGGTCTTCGGTGCCGGGCCGCGGGGCCTCGGCCTCATGTCCGCGTGTCTTGGCAGCGGTTCGCTTCTCGCCGCCTTGGCCCTTGCCTGTCGGGAGAAGCCGCTGCAACCCCAATCCGACGGTGCCGGCGCAGGGCTCCTCTTCGCGTTGGCCCTGCTCCTCTTCTCCCGCTCGGCCGACTATGGCCTTGCCCTCGCCGCCCTGGTCGTCGCGGGAGGCGCCATAGTCGTGTTCCTGGCCCGGGTCAACAGGGCCCTGCAGCACGCCTGCCCGGACCGGCTGCGGGGGCGGGTGATGGGGGTGTACACGCTCACCCTCTTGGGAATGGCCCCGGTGGGGAGCGCCTTCATGGGGGGGATGGCAAGCAGGCTCGGTGCGTCCTCCGCCCTTACGCTTAGCTCCGCGTTGTGCGTTGCCGGCCTTTCCCTTTTGCAGGTCCGGTCGCGCCTGTCCCGCCCGGCTCCGGGCATGGACGGTCGAGCTCCGGTCTGGGGCGGGACGCTGTCCGGTAACGAAGGTGGCCGGAACTGGTAA
- a CDS encoding DUF922 domain-containing protein, with protein MMHRFIVGAGISLLYLACSSSLFASDTASCELKVREGYRFYDITGKTLDDLVEQIRVNGTRWNDGKVYSAMTNWDIHFKYDVTCQNGRYSVKSAATRVDIVYNMPRLDLATCAPELAGCWSNYLTHLQRHEFGHKDLAVKTASEVNEMFGTLPSFASEEELAAEISKRTEEKFRKLKETQIEYDHDTRHGETQGAVLLAGPQ; from the coding sequence ATGATGCACCGCTTCATTGTCGGCGCAGGGATCTCCCTGCTCTACCTGGCCTGTTCTTCATCCCTGTTTGCTTCCGACACCGCTTCCTGTGAGCTGAAAGTTCGAGAAGGCTACCGCTTCTATGACATAACGGGAAAAACCCTGGACGACCTGGTAGAGCAGATCAGGGTCAATGGAACCAGGTGGAACGACGGCAAAGTCTACTCCGCAATGACCAACTGGGACATTCACTTCAAGTACGACGTCACCTGCCAAAACGGGCGCTACTCGGTCAAGTCCGCCGCCACCCGCGTCGACATCGTCTACAACATGCCCCGCCTCGACCTGGCTACCTGTGCCCCCGAACTTGCCGGCTGTTGGAGCAACTACCTGACCCACCTGCAGCGCCACGAGTTCGGCCACAAGGATCTGGCGGTAAAGACGGCCTCCGAGGTGAACGAGATGTTCGGGACCCTGCCGAGTTTCGCCAGCGAAGAGGAACTCGCCGCAGAAATCAGCAAGCGTACCGAAGAGAAATTCCGGAAACTGAAGGAGACGCAGATCGAGTACGATCACGACACCAGGCACGGCGAAACCCAGGGTGCTGTCCTGCTAGCCGGTCCGCAATAA
- a CDS encoding patatin-like phospholipase family protein, whose product MKATTLYRVFLRSGPRNVLAYPRKVIPAGAEVTVLNRAGEWLAVDYLGKEGFLRRDAVELEPGSDEEYYELPEVLLHELAAIRENGAPDGGHEESVCTPAGDKERRLRQVTAQLHAARLTALCLSGGGIRSATFNLGVLQGLAKGGLLGEMDYLSTVSGGGYIGSWLSSWIARVPGTARERVDDVSRVLAQQTEESRRREPYQVRFLRDYSNYLTPRVGIFSIDTWSIIGTYLRNLLLNWMVLIPLLFTFLLLPRLLVLLVSGTGVEGGAAQWLIWGGAVLGILPIAYTVIDLPSIGDRRLKKGYFVTFFLVPLLLMAVAFSAYWGCSYLKLDAADPDVTAFMKFTTIVHLGGWGAGLLWLWAKKVSLPALPVAVFCLCAVLTGAVAGALGWLAATKLLPVVLATMANPGLFYAVVSVPMVLADYLLTGTLLVALLSRFTGDQDREWWGRAGGVTIMAGLVWAALLVIVIYGPWLILPESHGFWKKLYLLVGGGAGIWAALMGKNASTPALRPGIAMDKVRTQLPAAAAVLFILFLLQVVSFAATCLLWWGKLPGMSGGAPIPEVTPGVSFLSHLYLLLHTPVACLLWLAAATASVWLLMALMVNINTFSMHAMYRNRLVRCYLGASRRRKERCPNPFTGFDRNDDCAMVELSTRPFHVVNMAWNLVKGERLAWQQRKAATFTMTPLFAGGDLGSENPAKRIRPGGYRNMETYGAGWGPRTARPTTLGTAMAISGAAASPNMGYHSSPLVTFVMAFFNVRLGWWLGNPGTGTRGAWRKASPGLALVPLLKETFGFTREDGKDIYLSDGGHFENLGLYEMVRRRCRYIVVCDAGCDCDGRFEDLGNAVRKVRADFGVEIDIDLAAVREKKLHFAVGTVRYCCCDNGETDQGTVLYLKPVLTGDESADLLNYAKVHAEFPHEPTSDQWFDEAQFESYRKLGLHSVLQVTGGGRLDLEECFSRAGRMHRRALKELDQRHSSTR is encoded by the coding sequence GTGAAAGCAACCACCCTTTATCGAGTCTTTCTTCGCAGCGGTCCGCGCAACGTCCTCGCCTACCCGCGCAAGGTGATACCTGCAGGCGCCGAGGTGACGGTTTTGAACCGGGCCGGGGAGTGGCTCGCAGTCGACTACCTCGGTAAGGAGGGGTTCCTGCGCAGGGACGCCGTCGAGCTGGAGCCGGGCAGTGATGAGGAGTATTACGAACTCCCCGAGGTTCTGCTGCACGAGCTCGCCGCCATCCGGGAAAACGGCGCCCCGGACGGTGGCCACGAAGAGAGCGTGTGCACCCCGGCGGGAGACAAGGAGCGCAGGTTGAGGCAGGTGACAGCGCAACTGCACGCGGCGCGGTTGACCGCCCTGTGCCTTTCCGGCGGCGGCATCCGGAGCGCCACCTTCAACCTGGGGGTGCTGCAGGGACTGGCCAAGGGGGGATTGCTGGGGGAGATGGACTACCTCTCCACTGTCTCCGGGGGCGGATACATCGGCAGCTGGCTTAGCTCCTGGATTGCCAGGGTGCCCGGCACCGCACGGGAGAGGGTGGACGACGTGAGCCGGGTGCTGGCGCAGCAGACGGAGGAATCCCGGCGCCGGGAACCGTACCAGGTCCGATTCCTGCGCGATTACAGCAACTACCTCACACCCCGTGTCGGGATCTTCAGCATCGATACCTGGAGCATCATCGGGACCTACCTCAGGAACCTGCTGTTGAACTGGATGGTGCTGATACCGCTGCTTTTCACCTTCCTGCTGCTGCCAAGGCTGCTGGTGCTGCTCGTTTCAGGCACAGGTGTGGAGGGCGGGGCCGCACAATGGCTTATCTGGGGCGGGGCAGTGCTGGGGATACTCCCTATTGCCTACACCGTGATCGATCTCCCCAGCATCGGGGACCGCAGACTGAAGAAAGGGTACTTCGTGACCTTCTTTCTGGTTCCGTTGCTGCTCATGGCGGTCGCCTTTTCAGCCTACTGGGGCTGCAGCTATCTCAAGCTCGATGCAGCCGATCCGGATGTCACCGCCTTCATGAAGTTCACCACCATCGTCCACCTGGGGGGATGGGGGGCGGGCCTGCTCTGGCTCTGGGCGAAGAAGGTTTCCCTCCCCGCGCTGCCGGTAGCCGTCTTCTGCCTCTGCGCGGTGCTGACCGGTGCGGTCGCCGGTGCCCTCGGCTGGCTCGCCGCGACGAAACTCCTGCCGGTCGTACTCGCCACGATGGCCAATCCGGGCCTGTTCTACGCCGTTGTCTCGGTTCCCATGGTCCTTGCCGATTACCTGCTGACCGGGACCCTGCTGGTGGCTCTGCTGTCGCGCTTCACGGGGGACCAGGACCGGGAATGGTGGGGGCGTGCCGGCGGCGTGACCATCATGGCGGGGTTGGTCTGGGCCGCCCTACTGGTGATCGTCATCTATGGACCGTGGCTCATCCTCCCCGAATCACACGGGTTCTGGAAGAAGCTCTATCTCCTGGTGGGGGGAGGGGCAGGTATCTGGGCTGCGTTGATGGGGAAGAACGCGTCCACGCCGGCCCTGCGACCCGGCATCGCCATGGACAAGGTGCGTACCCAGCTTCCTGCGGCCGCGGCCGTCCTGTTCATCCTGTTTCTGCTGCAGGTCGTTTCCTTTGCCGCGACGTGCCTGCTCTGGTGGGGGAAGCTCCCCGGGATGTCGGGAGGAGCGCCCATCCCGGAGGTCACGCCCGGGGTAAGCTTCCTGAGCCATCTCTACCTTCTGCTGCACACCCCGGTCGCCTGCCTGCTCTGGCTGGCTGCCGCGACTGCTTCCGTGTGGTTGCTGATGGCCCTGATGGTGAACATCAACACCTTCTCCATGCATGCCATGTATCGCAACCGGCTGGTCAGGTGCTACCTCGGCGCCTCCCGCCGCAGGAAGGAGCGCTGCCCCAATCCCTTCACCGGGTTCGACAGGAACGACGACTGCGCCATGGTGGAACTCTCCACCCGTCCCTTCCACGTGGTGAACATGGCCTGGAACCTGGTCAAGGGGGAGAGGCTGGCCTGGCAGCAGCGCAAGGCCGCCACCTTCACCATGACCCCACTTTTTGCGGGAGGCGACCTCGGATCCGAGAACCCCGCGAAGAGGATCAGGCCGGGGGGATACCGCAACATGGAGACCTACGGCGCGGGGTGGGGCCCCCGCACCGCCCGCCCGACCACCCTGGGAACCGCCATGGCCATCTCAGGCGCCGCTGCCAGCCCCAATATGGGGTACCATTCCTCACCGCTGGTCACGTTCGTAATGGCCTTTTTCAACGTCCGCTTGGGGTGGTGGCTGGGCAACCCCGGCACGGGAACGCGGGGCGCCTGGCGCAAGGCCTCCCCGGGGCTGGCCCTGGTCCCGCTCTTGAAGGAGACCTTCGGATTCACCCGCGAGGACGGCAAGGACATCTACCTCTCCGACGGCGGCCATTTCGAAAACCTGGGATTGTACGAGATGGTGCGCCGGAGGTGCCGTTACATCGTGGTCTGCGACGCGGGATGCGACTGCGACGGGAGGTTCGAGGATCTAGGTAATGCGGTGCGCAAGGTGAGGGCTGATTTCGGCGTGGAGATCGACATCGATCTGGCGGCGGTGCGGGAGAAGAAACTCCACTTCGCCGTGGGCACCGTGCGCTACTGCTGCTGCGACAATGGGGAGACGGACCAGGGGACCGTGCTGTACCTGAAACCGGTGCTGACCGGGGACGAGTCGGCGGACCTGCTCAATTACGCGAAGGTGCATGCGGAGTTTCCTCACGAGCCGACCTCGGACCAGTGGTTCGACGAGGCCCAGTTCGAAAGTTACCGCAAGCTGGGATTGCATTCGGTGCTGCAAGTGACGGGGGGAGGCCGCCTCGACCTGGAGGAATGCTTCAGCCGCGCCGGCAGGATGCACCGGCGCGCACTGAAGGAACTCGACCAGCGTCACAGCTCGACCAGGTAA
- a CDS encoding ChaN family lipoprotein, producing the protein MLGSFRTLLVAVLVSVCCSEAQGHTIITRLSDGRILSLPELAAATSSSQVVLIGESHEEAYHHELQLDLLRLLDAAKRPIAIGLEMMQSDWQKELDGWVAGNLAEAEMQQAFERNWSGWQMYRDIFLFARDNRIPMVALNVPLAIVRKVSRDGFAALTAEQRKGLPPGTSCDLANHQIAFLKKTFQSAAHHQQNARKFDFFCEAQTVRNSGMAANIIRYRDKEPGRTMIVLTGVWHAVKYAVPDQLQRLGGAVASTVILPETPYLNSSNAGTSEADYLVEL; encoded by the coding sequence ATGCTCGGATCTTTCAGGACGTTACTCGTCGCGGTACTGGTTTCGGTCTGCTGCTCCGAGGCGCAGGGGCACACCATCATCACCCGCCTCAGCGATGGCAGGATCCTCTCCTTGCCGGAACTTGCCGCTGCGACGTCGTCAAGCCAGGTGGTCCTAATCGGTGAGTCACATGAGGAAGCCTACCACCACGAGCTGCAGCTCGACCTGCTCCGTCTGCTGGATGCGGCCAAGCGCCCGATCGCCATCGGGCTGGAGATGATGCAGAGCGACTGGCAGAAGGAACTGGACGGCTGGGTGGCGGGGAACCTTGCAGAGGCGGAGATGCAACAGGCCTTCGAGAGAAACTGGAGCGGCTGGCAGATGTACCGGGACATTTTCCTTTTCGCCCGGGACAACCGGATTCCGATGGTGGCCCTTAACGTGCCTCTCGCCATCGTACGCAAGGTCTCCCGGGACGGTTTCGCCGCGCTCACCGCGGAGCAGAGGAAGGGGCTGCCACCGGGGACCAGCTGCGACCTGGCCAACCACCAGATCGCGTTTTTGAAGAAAACCTTTCAGTCTGCGGCGCACCACCAGCAAAACGCCAGGAAGTTCGACTTCTTCTGCGAGGCGCAGACGGTGCGCAACAGCGGCATGGCAGCCAATATCATCCGTTACCGCGACAAAGAGCCCGGGCGCACCATGATCGTGCTTACCGGCGTCTGGCATGCCGTGAAATATGCCGTCCCGGACCAGTTGCAGCGCCTGGGCGGCGCAGTCGCCTCGACCGTGATCCTCCCCGAGACCCCCTACCTGAACAGCAGCAATGCCGGCACCAGCGAGGCCGATTACCTGGTCGAGCTGTGA